ACGCGATGACGACGACCTGCCGCGCTTGCCCGCTGCGGGTCGAGGCACTAGGGAGGGTGCATCCCGCGTTCAGGTGTGAAGGACAACCTCATGACCCCGCTCGATCAGGCGCATGCCGCCATGGATGCCGCGCCCGGCGACGATGCCGCCCGGCTGCGGTTCTACGGCCGACTGGCGGATGGCGAGCTGTTCCTGCTGCTGGAACGCGAGCCCGAGGACGAGACCCTGACGCCGCAGGTCTTCGACCTCGAGGATGGCCCGGTGGTTCTGGTCTTCGACCTCGAGGAGCGGCTGTCGGCCTTCACCGGGATGCCCGCGCCCTATGCGGCGCTGCCGGGGCGGGTCATTGCCGGTCTTCTGGCCGGGCAGGGGATCGGCCTGGGGGTCAATCTCGGCGATGCGCCCTCGGCGATGCTTCTACCGCCCGAGGCAGTGGACTGGCTGGCCGAGACGATCGGCCATGCCCCGTCCGAGGCGGAAGCCCGCCCGGTGAGCTTCCAGCCTCCGCAGCTGTCCGAGGCGCTGGTCGAGGCGCTTGACGCCAAGCTGGCGCGGGCAGGTGGGCTGGCGGGTCACGCGCTTCTCGCCGCCGTGCGCTATGCCGACGACCGCGAGGGGCACATGCTCGCCTTCATCGCCGCAGTCGAGGGCGCCCGTCCGGCACTTGCCCGGGCGGTGTCGGAGGCGCTGACCTTCTCGGGCGTTGAGGCCGGGGCGCTCGACGTGGCTTTCCTTGACGAGGACGCGCCCGCGGCCGTCGCGATTGCCCGCGTGGGACTGCGGTTCGATCTTCCTGCGCCCCCGGCGCCGGAACTGCGCGAGGAACATGTCCCGGTTCCGCCGGGAATGGACCCGGACAATCCGCCGATCCTGCGCTAGGCCGGCCGCCGCAGACTCGGTCGGGCGGTGTTTTCCGCCCTGCGCAGCGGGTTGCCGATGGGGTACCAAGATACCGTTTTTGCAAGTGGCTGAGGAGCAAGGATTATTTGCTGCGTCAGGCCCTTGACCCGTGGCGGAAAATGCAAGACACAGCCGCATCCGAATTCGCGGGGGCTGCGCCTCCGCTCCATTCCAGGGATTCCCGATGAAAACCTTCACCGCTACGCCGGCGGATATCGAGAAGAAATGGATCCTCATCGACGCCGAGGGCGTCGTTCTGGGCCGTCTCGCCACGATCGTCGCCAACATCCTGCGCGGCAAGAACAAGCCGACCTTCACCCCCCACATGGACATGGGTGACAACGTCATCATCATCAACGCCGACAAGGTGCAGATGACCGGCAACAAGCGCGCCGACAAGCGCTACTACTGGTACACGGGCCATCCGGGCGGCATCAAGTTCCGCACCGCTGCCCAGGTGCTCGATGGCGCCCATCCGGAGCGCGTGGTGATCAAGGCCGTCGAGCGCATGATCTCGCGCAACAGCCTTGGCCGCCAGCAGATGACCAACCTCCGCGTCTATGCCGGCGCCGAGCATCCGCACGAAGCGCAGCAGCCCACCGTTCTCGACATCAAGTCGCTGAACCCGAAGAACACCCGGAGCGCGTAAGTCATGGCCGACATCAAATCCCTCGACGATCTGAAATCGGTCGTGGCCGACGCCCCGGTCGCCGAAGCCACCATCGCGCGCGAGCCGGTGCGTGATGCGCTCGGCCGCTCCTATGCGACCGGCAAGCGCAAGGACGCGGTCGCCCGCGTCTGGATCAAGCCGGGCTCGGGCAAGGTCACCGTCAACGGCAAGCCGATGAGCGAATACTTCGCCCGTCCGGTGCTGCAGATGATCCTGCGCCAGCCGTTCAAGGTCGCCAATGTCGAAGGCCAGTTCGACGTGATGGCGACCGTCGCCGGCGGCGGCCTCTCGGGCCAGGCCGGTGCCGTGAAGCACGGCATCTCGAAGGCGCTGCAGCTTTACGAACCCTCGCTGCGCGGTGCGCTGAAGGCCGCGGGCTTCCTGACCCGCGACAGCCGCGTGGTCGAGCGGAAGAAGTACGGCAAGGCGAAGGCCCGCCGCAGCTTCCAGTTCTCGAAGCGCTGATCCGATCGTTCGATCGCCGGAAAGGCCCGCTCTCCGAGCGGGCCTTTTGCTATTTTGGCCGACTGCCCCGGCGCCCTGTGCCGGACATAAAAAAACGGCCGGGCAGGGCCCGGCCGAGTCATGGGGAAAGGGTGGCGGTATCAGGGTCGCCAGAAGGGTTTCGAGGCCTCGATCTCGGCCGCGCGGCGGGTCAGCCCGATGTCGCGCAGCAGATGCGGATCCAGCCGGGAGAGGCCGAGGCGCGTCAGGCGTCGCTCTTCCCACCGCAGCACCACAAGTCCGAGGTCGAACAGCACACGCGCCAGCGGCGGCATCGGGCGGTTCAGATTGAGGACGGCAGGCGGAGTTTGCGGGATTGCGCGCGTCATCGGAGCACCTTTTGTATTGATACAATCAGCCGTATCAAGTAATGTGACTATACAATGTGGGAACAACCGGCTCCAGAGGAACATTGTGACTGACACAATATGGCATCCCGACCTGACGCAGTTCCCCGGTCCGAAGTATCTCGGGCTGACCCGGGCGCTGCGCGAGGCGATCCGCGAGGGGGCGCTGACGCCGGGTGAGCAGCTTCCCACGGTGCGGGATCTGGCCTGGAGGCTGGGCGTGACGCCGGGGACGGTCTCGCGCGCCTATCAGATGGCCACGCAGGAGGGGCTGCTTGCCGCGACCGTCGGACGGGGCACCTTCGTCGCTGCCGCGGAACCGCGCCTCGGGCCCACTCAGGCCCTGTTCGTCGAGCGCGATCCGCAGGAGGACGACGGCGTTCTGGACCTGCGCTCGCCGCAGCTTCCGGATGTCGGGCAGACCGCGCTGTTCGCCGAGGCGATGCGGCGCGTGGCAGGGCGGATCGGGCCGGACTGGCGCGACTATCCCACGCAGCGCGAGGAGTCCGCGCTGCGCCACGCCGTGCGCCAGTGGCTGGCCGACCGGGTGCTGGGCCCGATCGCGCCCGAGGACATCGCGCTCACCCACGGCGGACAAAGCGCCATCGGCCTCGTCATGCTCTGCTGCCTGCGCGGCGACCGTCCAGTGGTGCTGACCGAGGAACTGGCCTATCCCGGCTTCCGCCACGCCGCCCGGCTGGCGCGGGCCGAAGTGGTGGGGGTGGAACTCGACCAGCACGGACTGCGCCCGGACGCGCTGGAGTTCTGCTGCCGGCGCCACGGCCCGCAGGTGCTCTGCGTCACCACCGAGGCGCAGAATCCGACCGCCGCCCGGATGCCCGAGGCGCGCCGGGCCGAGATCGTCGCCATCGCGCGCCGCTACGAGCTGCAGATCATAGAGGACGACTGCTATACTGTCGCCGAAAGCACCCTGCCTGCGATGCGCGCGCTGGCGCCCGAGCGGACATGGTATGTCGGCAGCCTGTCCAAGACCGTCTCGGCGGCCCTGCGCTTCGGCTACATCCTGTGTCCGACGGGGCGGGGCGAGGCGGGGCGCCTGACCGCGCAGCATGCCTTCTTCGCGCTCGGCCGGCCGGTCTCGGACCTGTGCCTCGAACTGTTCGGCAGTGGCGAGGCCGCCGAGGTGCGCCGCCGAGTGCAGGCGGCCTTTGCGGATCGGCTGCAGACCATCGTGAACGGGCTGGGCGCCCATGATCTGGTCTGGCAGGCGGGGCTGCCCTTCGTCTGGCTGAGGTTGCCATCGGGTTGGCGCGCCTCGACCTTTGCCCGCATGGCCGAGGCCGAGGGCGTGCTGCTGCGCTCGGCCGATGAATATGCGCTGGTGCATGGCCGCTCGCCCAATGCGGTGCGGCTGGCCATCGCGGGCCATGCCGCGCGGTCGAGGCTCGAGGCGGCGGTGGACCGGCTGTCGCGGCTGCTGGCCTCTCCGCCGTCCGAACTGCCGGTGTGAGAAGATCGCCCCGGAGGACCTGTCGAATCGGATCACGGCCCGACGGCTAAGGCGAGTTTCCGGGACGTGCCGCAGGGCATTGCGCGCCACGGGGCCGTGACCGGAACCCCTGAACGAAGCCGCGGCGCGGTCGGGAAGGCGCGCGTTGCTGTGCTGCGGACGCGCGCAGGGCGGCAGGCTTTGCGTGCTGCCCAACGAAACGGCGGCGACGGTCGAGGTTGTGGCACTTGCAAACAAGGCCGGCGTGCAGGTTTCTCATCCGCTTCATCAAGATCAGAGGGCAAGGCACGGCATCGCAAAGACTTTCCGGATCTGACACCAAGGCCTCGCGTTCGGGCACGGTGCCCGTGGAAATGCTCAACCGCAGGGCAAGGCAGAGGGCGTTTCGCGCCGAAAGCCTTCCCTTGCGCCCGCACCTGTGCCAGAAGTTCGAGGCATTGGCGTAATGGGGGCGCAATGGAGCAGGACACGCGCTGGAGTCGCTTGAGGCGGTCTGAAGCGGCTCATGGCTATCTTCTCGTGGGTCCGCCCGCTCTCTATGCCATCCTGCTGCTGGCGGCGCCGCTCGGCACCATCACGATCTACAGCTTCCTGACCGACGGCTACCTGGAGATCATCCGGGACTTCACACTGTCGAACTACCACGAGGCCTGGACCAACGAGCTTTACCGCACGGTCATGCTGCGCTCGCTGGGCGTGGCCATGGCAGTAACGCTGGTGACGGTGCTGCTCGCCTTCCCGGTGGCCTATTTCGTCTCGTTCCATGTGGCGCCCGAGCGCAAGTCGCTGTGGCTGTTCCTGATCACCATCCCGTTCTGGACCAGCTACCTGATCCGGGTGTTCCTGTGGAAGGTCATCCTCGGCTTCAACGGGGTGATCAACTCGGGGCTCATCAACCTCGGGATCATCGACGAGCCGCTGACCTTCATCCTCTACAACGTGAACGCGGTGGTCATCACGCTGGCCCATGCCTATGCGCCCTTCGCGATCCTGCCGATCTTCGTCGCGCTCGAGAAGATCGACCGGTCGCTGCTGGAAGCGGGGCAGGATCTGGGGGAATCCAAGCTGATGACCTTCTGGCGGGTCACGCTGCCGCTGGCGATGCCGGGCGTGATCGCCTCGGTGCTGATCGTCTTCATCCCGACCATCGGCGACTACGTCACGCCGCAACTGGTGGGCGGACCCGAGGGGCGGATGGTGGCCAACCTGATCCAGCTGCAATACCTCAAGCTCGACAACTACCCGCTGGGGTCGGCCATCGCGGTGTCGGCCATGAGCATCGTCACCGTGGTCAGCCTGATCTTCCTGTTCCTGAACCGCCGTTTCCTGAGAGGGCCGAAATGAAGGGCGGCGGATTCCGCATCTACACGCTGGCGTATCTTCTGTTCCTCTATGCGCCGATCCTCCTGCTGCCGCTGTTCGCATTCAACGACGGCACGGTGATCGCCTTTCCGCTGACAGGCTTCACGACGAAGTGGTTCCTGGAGGCCGCGACCCAGCCCACGCTGCTGCAGGCGGTGAAGAACAGCCTGATCATCGCGGGATCGGCCGCGGTCATCTCGACCGCGCTCGGCATCTTCGCGGCGCGCGCCTCGACCCGGTACGAGTTTCCGGCGAAGGGCGGCATCATGGGGCTGATCATGCTGCCGCTGGTGCTGCCCGAAATCATCGTGGCGGTCTCGCTGCTGGTGGTGCTGCTGGGGCTTGGCGTGCAGCTTTCCATCCTGACGGTGATCCTCGGGCATGTGCTGATCTGCACGCCCTTCACCATCGCGATCCTGACCTCGGCCTTCCAGAGCCTCGACCGCTCGCTGGAAGAGGCGGCCTATGACCTGGGCGAGACGGCGGTCTCGACCTTCCGGCTGATCATCCTGCCGCTGGTCATGCCGGGGATCATCTCCGCGCTGCTGATCAGCTTCACCATCAGCCTCGACGAGTTCATCATCGCCTTCTTCCTCGCCGGGACGGAACCCACGCTGCCGATCTACATCTTCTCGCAGTTCCGCTTCCCGCAGGCGGTGCCCGTCATCATGGCGCTCGGCACGGTGCTCGTGGCCTGTTCGATCGTCCTTCTCACCTGTGCCGAATATTTCCGCCGCCGTGGCCTTGCCCGTTCCGGCGCCAAGGATACCGGAGGCTTCCTGTGACCGCTGCCGCGAAACCCACGATGATCGAGTTCCGCGACGTCCACAAATACTACGGCGACTACCACGCCCTGCGCGGCATCACCGCGACGATCCGGGCGGGCGAGTTCTTCTCGCTGCTCGGGCCGTCGGGTTGCGGCAAGACCACGCTGCTCAGGACCATCGCCGGGTTCGAGGAGATCTCCTCCGGGGTGGTGCTGATCGACGGCAAGGATACCGAGGGGGTCCCCGCGAACAAGCGGCCGACCAACATGGTGTTCCAGAGCTATGCGATCTTTCCGCATCTGACGGTGGCCGAGAACGTGGGCTTCGGGCTGCGCCGGGCGCGTCTCCCCAAGGACGAGCTGAACCGCCGGGTCGCCGAGGCGCTGGAGATGGTGGGGCTGCGGGGACTGGGCGCGCGGGCGGCGCATGCTCTGTCGGGCGGCCAGCGGCAGCGGGTGGCGCTGGCGCGGGCGCTGATCCTGAAGCCCAAGGTGCTGCTGCTGGACGAGCCTCTGTCGGCGCTCGACAAGAAGATGCGCGAGCAGATGCAGGTGGAGCTGATCAAGCTTCAGCGGCAGGTGGGCATCACCTTCATTCTGGTCACCCACGACCAGGAGGAGGCGCTGGTCATGTCGGATCGGATCGCCGTGATGTTCGAGGGCGAAATCGCGCAGCTGGCCGATCCCGAGACGCTCTACCGGCGGCCGAATTCCCGCAAGGTGGCGGATTTCATCGGCACGATGAACTTCCTGCCGGCGCGCATCCTGTCCGAGACCGCACAGGGCATCGAGGTCGAGGCCCAGGGTCTGGGCCGGATGCTGCTCGATGCCTCGCAGGCGCCGGGTGTGGCCTCGGGCACGGGCGCCTCGATCGGCTTCCGCCCCGAGACGGCGACCATCCTGTTCGAGGGCCAGAAGGCCGAACGCGAGGCCATGGGCACGATCGAGGAGGTCGTCTATTACGGCGACATGACCTATTACGACATCCGTCTGGACGGCACCGAGGCGCCGATCCGGCTCTCCATGCGCAACGTCTTCGGCCGCGAGGTGCTGGAGATCGGCGCGCGGACCCGCGTCGCGTGGAGCCCCGGCGCGATCGTGCTGTTCCGCTGACCGCGCCCGCCTCGGGCGCGTTCGGGCGTCCGAAAGCAATGCACGCCCGCACAGGCAGCGCAGCATGAGTGCCTGAAGGAGGATGCAGCGCCGCCCCGGCGACGACGCGGCGCAGGCGGTGACCGTCGCTCCCCGGGCTCGCGACCCTGCCCGGGCCTGGGGTTCAGGCATCCGGCGGCAGCAGGCCCAGTCCGCGCAGGTAGATGCCGATCCCGGCTTCCAGCAGGTCCTCGGGCGGGAAGGGCGACTTGGAGCCCGGCGCGCCGCGCGTGAAAAGTTCCACGACCCCGTGGCTCAGCGCCCAGACATGGGCCGAGAACATGGCGGCCGGCGGACGCTTTTCCGGCGGGATGTGCTCCGACAGCTTGGCGGCGGCGCGTTCCAGCACGTCGCGCGCCTTCTGAGCCGCGGCCGCCAGTTCGGGATTGGCCTGCAGCGAGATCCCGCTCTCGAACATCGCCATGTAGTGACCGGGATACTTCCGGGCGAAGGCCAGGTAGGCGCGTCCCGTCGCCTCGAAGGCCGCCAGCGCCGAGGGGCGCCCCTCGTCAAAGGCATAGTCCATCAGCGCGGCAAAGATCTCGTAGCCCTGCCGGGCGGCTTCGGCGATCAGCTCGTCCCGTCCCGCGAAATGCCGATAAACCGCAGCCGGCGTCACTTCGGCGGCCTTGGCAGTCTCCGAGAGGGTGAAGCCCTGCGGCCCCTTCTCGGTGATCAGTGCCAGCGCCGCCTCGACCAGCGCCTGGCGGAGGTTGCCGTGATGGTAGCCGCGCTTGCTCATTCCCCGCTGCGACCGTTGCCTGCCGGTCCGGGGGTGCCGCAGATCGCGGGATCGGGCGTGCCGATCCTGTCGTCGTCGCGGCCGTCGAACTCGACGGCACGCAGCACGGTCTGGATGGCCGCGATCCGCGCCCGCCGCTTGTCGTCCGACCGGAGCACCGTCCACGGCGCCGCGGGAAGGTGGCTGCGGTCCAGCGTCTCGCGGATGGCAGCGGAGTAGTCATCCCACTTCTTCAGCCCCTCGATGTCGATCCAGCTGAGCTTCCACTGCTTCAGCGGGTCCTGCTCGCGGGCGAGGAAGCGGCGCAGCTGCTCGGCCTGGCTGACGTCGAGCCAGAACTTGACCAGCGTGATGCCGTCCTCGACCAGCATCTGCTCGAAGCCCGGCAGCTGGCAGAAGAAGTGCTGCCGCTGTTGCTCGGTGCAGAAGCCGAAGACCTTCTCGACCACGGCCCGGTTGTACCAGCTGCGGTCGAACAGCGCGATCTCGCCCGCCGCCGGCAGCCAGTCGACATAGCGCTGGAAATACCACTGTCCCGCCTCGCGGTCGGAGGGCGCGGGAAGCGCCACGACATTGGCGACGCGCGGATTGAGGTTTTCGGTGAAGGCCTTGATCGTGCCGCCCTTGCCCGAGGCGTCGCGCCCCTCGAACACCACCACGATCCGCTTTCCGGTGGATTTCACATCGGCCTGCATCCGGACAAGCTGGCGCTGCAGCGCCTCCATCCGCTCGGCATAGGCCTTCTTCTTCATCTCCTCGCGGTAGGGGTAGGCGGGGTCGAGGATCTCCTCCTCCGAGGCATCCTCGATGGCCTTGCGGATCTGCTCCGGCGCCTCCTTGCGGAAGAAACGGCTGATCGCGCCATCGAACGGCAGGTCCATCGGCTCCTCCATGTCTGGCGCCAGTATGGCCAAGGCCGCGGTCAGCGCAATCCGGCGCGGACGGCGACGCGGTCGATGGCCGCCCCGACCTCGTCGGCGGCGACATGGTGGGGCATGTGCCCGATGCCCTTCAGGATGGTCACGCGAGACCCCGGGATCAGCTTGCCAAGCGGCTCGGCATGGATCTCCGCCGGCACCACCCGGTCGGCGTCGCCGTGCAGGATCTCGACCGGCACCGGCAGCTTCGGATAGTTCGGCTGCATCAGCTTCAGATAGGGCTTCAGGTTGGTGACCTGCCGCGCATTGACCCGGAAGCTCTCGCGGCGCAGCGAAAGGCCGACGCCGAAATATTCCGGATAGCCGGCGGGCACCACCTGCGGGGCGAAGATCTGCTCCACCACCCGGTCGGCGCGCTGGTCCGAGACGAAGGCGGCGATCAGCGGCACCACGGCGGCCGAGCCGAAGCTGCTGGAGGTCAGGGCATAGATCGGGCCGAGATCGCCCGGCCACGGCATGACCGCACCCGAGACGGTGACGATGCCGGCCGTGTTGCCCGGATCGCGCAGCCCCCAGGCCAGCGCCACGGCGGCGCCGTAGGAATGGCCCAGCACGATCGGGCGCCGCACCCCAAGCTGGCCCGCCGCCTTGCGCAGCAGGTCCGCCTGCACCAGCGGGCTGTTGCCCGCCGGGCCGATGTCATCCGACCAGCCGAGGCCGGGCCGGTCGAAGACGATGACCCGATAACGGTCCTTCACCCGGTCCACGAACGAGAAGGTGAAGTCGCGCGTCGAGCCCGAGGCGCCATGGATCAGCACCAGATCCGGCCCGCGCCCCTCGACATGGGCGTGGACCGTATGGCCGTCCACCTCGAGAAGCTGACCCGTCGGCGGATAGGAGGCCTCGGCCACCGCCTCGCGGTCGGCCGCGCGCTGCGAGACGGCGGCGCCGCAGCCTCCGAGGGCAAGGGATCCGGCGATGAGGAGACTAACGGCCAATCTGCTGAATGTCATATGGGGTGGATTGATAGATCTCGTTGATCCAGTTTCCATATAGGAGATGCGCGTGGCTTCTCCACCTGTTCAGCGGCGGTTTTGACGGATCGTCGTCGGGATAGTAGTTGCGCGGCACGTTGATCGGCTTGCCGTTGCCGATGTCGCGGTCGTATTCCTGCTTCAGCGTGTCGCTGTCGTATTCGAAGTGGTTGAAGATGTAGAGCGCGCGGTGGCTTGCATCCTCGACGAGGCAGGGTCCCACCTCGTCCGAGGCAAGCAGCGTCCGCAGCCCCGGCGCGGTGTCGATCTCGTCCTGCCGCATCTCGGTCCAGCGGCTGACGGGGATCACGAAATCGTCAGAGAACCCGCGCAGGTAGGGCGAGGTCGGCGCCACGTTGCGGTGGCGGAAGCAGCCGAAGGCCTTGGCCGGCAGCATGTGCTTTCCGACGCCGTGGAAGTGGTAGATCATCGCCATGCCGCCCCAGCAGACGCCGAAGGTCGACTGCACGTTGGTCTGCGTCCAGTCCATCACCTCGCACAGCTCGTCCCAATAGGTGACCTCGGTGAAATCCAGATGCTCGATCGGCGCGCCGGTGATGATCAGCCCGTCGAACTTCTCGGCCTTCACCTCCTGGAAGGGGCGGTAGAAGGCGGCCATGTGCTCGGCCGCGGTGTTCTTCGTCTGATGCTCGGTCATCCGGATCAGGTGGAAGTCGATCTGCAGCGGCGTCGCACCGATCAGCCGGGCGAACTGGTTCTCGGTCTGGATCTTCTTCGGCATCAGGTTCAGCAGCCCGATCCGCAGCGGCCTGATGTCCTGCCGCGCCGCCCGTTCCGGCGTCATCACCATGACGCCCTCGTGCGTGAGGACGTCGAAGGCGGGCAGGGACTGGGGCAGGGTGATGGGCATGGTTCTTCCTTGGCGGGAGAGCAGGGTTAGGCAGCGGCGGCGCGGCTGTCCAGCGTGTGCGCGATCAGCTCGACGAACTCGGCGGCGCTGCGGACGGCGGCGACCTCCTCGGCCGTCACGGTGACGCCCCAGCGCGCCATCGCCGCATAGCGCGGCTGGCGATGGGCCAGCGCCCGGGCGTAGGTCCAGCGCACGAAGTCGTCGGGATCTACCTCGGCTTCGGTCACGCCCTTCAAGGCGCGATACTCGGCCCAGGCGGAATGCAGGAAGCCGGGCTGGTAATACATCGGCTTCGGCGCCTTGTCGAAGCGGCGGATCAGCTCGTCCGTGTGGGCGTCCGATCCCTTGATCCAGACCATCAGCAGGTTGCCGGCCAGATCCGACATCACCGGATCGTCGGGATTGTCCGGGTCCACCACCTCGCAGATCGAGCCGCCCGAGTCGCAGACGAAGTTCTGGTAGCCGTAGATCTCGCTTGCGCGGCGGACGAAGCGCTGGGTGTCGTGCAGCGCCGCCACCTCGGCCTCGCGGTGCTGGGCCTGCCGTTCCAGATAGTCGGCAAAGCGCAGGCCGCCCTTTTCCGGGTTGCCCGGCTTGCCGAGATAGGTCGAGAGCGGCGCAAGATTGTTGAAGGTGATGTTCGAGGCAATATAGACCGAGTCCGTGCGCAGCAGCTCGCGCAGGAAGGGCACCTTCATCGCCTCGCGCTTGAAGTTGTCGGCGATGTGCTCGCCCATGTAGCGGGTGCCGATCCGGTAATCGACCGAGTAGTGGAACCAGTCGCCGCTGTCGCGCAGGAGGTTGGAGACATGGGTCTTGCCCAGCCCCGACATGCCGAACAGCAGCACCCGTTTCGCGGTGGCTTCGCGCCACTCTGCCCCGCTCCCGTAGATCATAACTCGTGTCCCCTGCCTCGGATCGCGCTCCTGTTAGCGCGCGCGACGACCCAGTTCACGCGGAATCTGGAGGATGCGACCGTCGAGCACCAGCAGCCCCAGCCCGAGCAGCGCAAACCCCGCGAAGGCGTGCGGCGGCAGGCGCTCGTCCAGCACCAGCGCGCCGAGCAGGATCGCGACCGGCGGAATGATCAGCGTGACGAGGCTGAGGTTGCCGGCCCCGGCGGCGGCAAGGATGCGGTAGAACAGCAGATAGGCGAAGGCCGAGGCGATGCCGGACAGGTAGAGCAGCGCGCCCCAGGTTGGAAGCGACAGGTCGAGCCGCGGCATCCCGCCCAGCGCAAGCGCCGCGGGCAGCACGACGAGGCTCGAGGCCGTGAGCATGCCCGCCGCTGCCATGCGCGGATCAAGGCCGGCGAGAGCCCGCCGCCCGAAGGCGCCGGCGCAGGCATAGGAAAGCGCGGCACCCAGCAGTGCGAGTTGGCCCGCCGAGCGAAGATCGAACCCCGCCAGCGCATCCGGGCCAATCACCGTGACGACGCCGCCGAAGCCGAGCAGCACGCCCGCCATGCG
This portion of the Rhodobacter sp. CZR27 genome encodes:
- a CDS encoding ATPase — encoded protein: MIYGSGAEWREATAKRVLLFGMSGLGKTHVSNLLRDSGDWFHYSVDYRIGTRYMGEHIADNFKREAMKVPFLRELLRTDSVYIASNITFNNLAPLSTYLGKPGNPEKGGLRFADYLERQAQHREAEVAALHDTQRFVRRASEIYGYQNFVCDSGGSICEVVDPDNPDDPVMSDLAGNLLMVWIKGSDAHTDELIRRFDKAPKPMYYQPGFLHSAWAEYRALKGVTEAEVDPDDFVRWTYARALAHRQPRYAAMARWGVTVTAEEVAAVRSAAEFVELIAHTLDSRAAAA
- a CDS encoding DMT family transporter produces the protein MTRTSLSPRSSAELLLLGTIWGGSFLANGIALPEAGVAGIVAFRVGGAALFLWIAVRAMGLRVPREPQIWGAFLIMGMLNNVIPFTLITWGQQSIASGLASILNAATAIFGVLVAALVLPDERLTARRMAGVLLGFGGVVTVIGPDALAGFDLRSAGQLALLGAALSYACAGAFGRRALAGLDPRMAAAGMLTASSLVVLPAALALGGMPRLDLSLPTWGALLYLSGIASAFAYLLFYRILAAAGAGNLSLVTLIIPPVAILLGALVLDERLPPHAFAGFALLGLGLLVLDGRILQIPRELGRRAR